AGATTTTCCCGCTCCAGACCTTGACCGAGACCGGCTCGGTTTCTAGGTTATGGCGTCGGCGCTCCGAGATGATTTCGAAATATTTCGAAGTCGTCGTCGCCCGCCAGCTCAGAACCTGCACCTCCACCCGACAGCAGGAGATGAATCATGTCCAGATCTGTCACGTCCGCCCTCAGAGCGGGAGCGGCCTGCGCCCTGGCGCTCGGCCTGTTCTCGGCCGTCGCGCCGCCCGCGGCAGCCGCCCCGACCACCCTCAAGGAAGCCGCCCAGGCCAAGGGCCGCTACTTCGGCGGGATCATGAGCTCGAACTCCCTGAACAACCCCACGGCCACCTCCCTGGCCGCCCGGGAGTTCGGCGTGATCACCCCCGAGAACGAGATGAAGTGGGACACCAGCGAGCCCAGCCCGGGCAACTTCAACTACGGCCCCGGTGACCGGATCCAGGAATGGGCCGCCGGCAAGGGAATGAAGGTCCGCGGCCACACCCTGGTCTGGTACAACCCCGACGTCGAGAGCCAGCTGCCGGCCTGGGTCAAGCAGCTCCCGCTGCAGCAGGTGCGCGGGGCGATGGAGAACCACGTCACCCAGCTGGTGAAGCACTACAAGGGCAAACTGCTCGCCTGGGACGTGGTCAACGAGCCGTTCAACGACGACGGAAGCTACCGCAACAGCGTCTTCTACCAGGCGATGGGCAAGGACTACATCGCCATCGCGCTGCGCGCCGCCCGGGCCGCCGACCCCGACGTCAAGCTGTACCTCAACGACTACAACACCGAGGGCGACAACTCGCCCAAGAGCAACGCCATGTACAACCTGGCGAAGCAGCTCAAAGCCGACGGGGTGCCGCTCGACGGCATCGGCCTGGAGAGCCACTTCGAGGTCGGCACGGTGCCGTCCACCATCCAGTCGAACATGCAGCGCCTGACCGGCCTCGGGCTCGACGTCGCGGTCACCGAGTACGACAACCGGATGCAGGTCAAGGAGAAGCAGAACCAGACGCCGGTCAATCCGGGCGACCTGAACACCCAGGCCACCGAGACCAAGAACCTCGTCACCGCCTGCCTCAACGTCGCCCGCTGCGTCGGGATGTCCCAGTGGGCGGTCGGCGACGCCGACAACTGGGTGCCGCTGTTCTTCCCCGGCAGCTGGGGATCGGCGACCCTGTTCGACGTCAACTACCAGCCGAAGCCCGCCTATTACGCCGCGCTGAACGCCTTCGGCGGCGGCTCGGGCGGCGGCCAGGGTTCCACCTCGCTCGGCGCCTACGTGTGGCTCGTCGGCGCCAAGTCCGGCAGGTGCCTGGACGTCCCGGCGGGCGGGGACGGCACGCAACTACAGCTGTGGGACTGCACCGGCTCGTCCAGCCAGTCGTTCCTGCTGCACGCCGACGGCTCGGTCCGGGGCGGGGGCAAGTGCCTGGACGCCCCGAACGGCGCGGCCCCCGGCTGGAACCTCCAGGTGTGGAGCTGCTCGGGTGCCGCCAACCAGAAGTGGACGCTGACCACGGACGGAAACCTGCGGAGCAACTCCTCGGGCCTGTGCGCCGATCCGTGGGGCGGCGCCACCGGCAACGGCACGAAGCTCGTCCTGTGGAACTGCTACGTCGGCGCCAACCAGCAGTGGTCCTTCAGCTCCCGGCCCCTGATCGGCGACAACTCCGGGCGCTGCCTCGACGTGCCGCTGAACGGCGCCAACGGGTCGCTCGGACAGCTGTGGGACTGCTGGGCCAGCCCCAACCAGACCTTCACGCTCACGTACGACGGCAGCCTCCGCGTCCAGGGCAAGTGCCTGGACTTCCCGACCGGCGGGGCGCCCGGCACGAACCTGCAGATCTGGGACTGCGGGGGAACGGCCAACCAGAAGTGGACCCTGACGAGCGCCGGCACGATCGTCAACCTCGCCTCGGGCCTGTGCCTTGACACCTCTTACGGGGCCACCGGCAACGGCGCTCGGGCGATCCTCTGGACCTGCCACGGCGGGGCCAGTCAGAAGTGGCACATGTAGGACGCACGCACCGGGGGAGGGCCCTGTTGGCCAGGGGTCCTCCCCTTCCCACCCTGACCGCGAGCGCTGTGGGAGCGCTCCCGGCATCCTTTCCTCGAGGAGTTCAGACGTGAAACGACGCAGCACCACCCTGCTGTCCCTGGCGGCCCTGCTGGCGGCGGGGCTCACCGCACTCCCCGCCGTACCGGCTGCCGCGGCGGAGTCCGAGCAGCTCAAGAACGGCACCTTCGACAGCACCACCGACCCCTGGTGGGTGAGCGCCAACGTCACCGCCGGCCTGTCCGGCGGACGGCTCTGCGCGAACGTGCCCGGCGGCACCACCAACGCCTGGGACGCCGGCATCGGCCAGAACGACATCGCCCTGGTGAAGGGGGAGTCGTACCGGTTCTCGTTCTACGCCGACACCGCGCCCGACGGGCACAAGGTACGGGCGATCGTCGGCCTGTCGGCGGCACCGTACGACACCTACTTCGAGGTGGCGCCGCAACTGAGCGTCTCCGGCAACTCGTATGCGTACACCTTCACTTCGCCCGTCGACACCCCGCAGGGCCAGGTCGCCTTCCAGCTCGGCGGCAGTGCGGACGCCTGGCGCTTCTGCCTGGACGACGCCTCGCTGATCGGCGGTGTACCGCCGGAGGTGTACAAGCCGGACACCGGGCCGCGGGTGCGCGTCAACCAGGTCGCGTATCTGCCCGCCGGGCCGAAGAACGCCACGCTCGTCACCGACAAGACGACGAAGCTGCGCTGGCAGCTGAACAACGCCAACGGCACGGTGGCCGCCCGGGGTTGGACGGTTCCCAAGGGGATAGACCCCTCGTCCGGACAG
This genomic interval from Kitasatospora gansuensis contains the following:
- a CDS encoding endo-1,4-beta-xylanase is translated as MSRSVTSALRAGAACALALGLFSAVAPPAAAAPTTLKEAAQAKGRYFGGIMSSNSLNNPTATSLAAREFGVITPENEMKWDTSEPSPGNFNYGPGDRIQEWAAGKGMKVRGHTLVWYNPDVESQLPAWVKQLPLQQVRGAMENHVTQLVKHYKGKLLAWDVVNEPFNDDGSYRNSVFYQAMGKDYIAIALRAARAADPDVKLYLNDYNTEGDNSPKSNAMYNLAKQLKADGVPLDGIGLESHFEVGTVPSTIQSNMQRLTGLGLDVAVTEYDNRMQVKEKQNQTPVNPGDLNTQATETKNLVTACLNVARCVGMSQWAVGDADNWVPLFFPGSWGSATLFDVNYQPKPAYYAALNAFGGGSGGGQGSTSLGAYVWLVGAKSGRCLDVPAGGDGTQLQLWDCTGSSSQSFLLHADGSVRGGGKCLDAPNGAAPGWNLQVWSCSGAANQKWTLTTDGNLRSNSSGLCADPWGGATGNGTKLVLWNCYVGANQQWSFSSRPLIGDNSGRCLDVPLNGANGSLGQLWDCWASPNQTFTLTYDGSLRVQGKCLDFPTGGAPGTNLQIWDCGGTANQKWTLTSAGTIVNLASGLCLDTSYGATGNGARAILWTCHGGASQKWHM